Proteins from a genomic interval of Halopseudomonas litoralis:
- a CDS encoding acyl-CoA dehydrogenase family protein, whose product MDFSLSDDQRAIAEMAESVFRDYGTDERMRDFDLDDQPFMVPLWQTCIETGLHALAIPEAFGGSGMGITDLFCVLKAQGAGLGQVPLWQHQLAAACLAEHMADSQHELIERAAAGSVLLSLSLHSLASSQGVKLQVVEHDGRLQLQGQASAVDVAAQADYLLLVADSAQGPRLVLLDPRSEGVELLPGIANHGLALADLRCANVVIDAAQLLPVEALSWLEQRAIAAVAAVQLGVSEEQVRRTIEYVNQRERFGRAIGTFQAVQMSMADCHIAIESLRTSLYQLCYRLDSGLPSDAEAFATRYLCTEAAHLIGHKTQHVHGGIGVDLTYPIHRFLYWSRYLSLVLGGSSATLERLGDWLANNDKLGWKYDLDENQNIC is encoded by the coding sequence ATGGACTTTTCATTGAGCGACGATCAGCGCGCCATTGCAGAGATGGCCGAAAGCGTATTTCGCGATTATGGTACGGACGAGCGCATGCGCGACTTCGATCTGGATGATCAGCCATTCATGGTGCCACTGTGGCAGACCTGTATCGAAACGGGACTGCATGCTCTGGCAATTCCGGAAGCCTTTGGTGGCAGCGGAATGGGTATCACCGATCTATTTTGCGTACTCAAGGCTCAGGGTGCCGGCTTGGGGCAGGTGCCGCTGTGGCAGCACCAGTTGGCAGCCGCCTGTCTCGCCGAGCATATGGCTGACAGCCAGCATGAGCTGATTGAGCGGGCCGCCGCGGGCAGTGTGTTATTGAGCCTGTCGCTGCACAGCCTGGCCTCCAGTCAGGGCGTGAAACTGCAGGTGGTTGAGCACGATGGTCGCTTGCAGTTGCAGGGGCAGGCCAGCGCGGTGGATGTCGCCGCCCAGGCCGATTATTTATTGTTGGTGGCAGACAGTGCGCAGGGGCCACGACTGGTGTTGCTGGATCCACGCAGTGAAGGTGTCGAGCTGCTGCCCGGCATTGCCAATCACGGTCTGGCGCTAGCGGATCTGCGCTGCGCCAACGTCGTGATCGATGCGGCGCAGCTATTGCCGGTTGAGGCCTTGTCCTGGCTGGAGCAGCGTGCCATCGCGGCGGTGGCGGCGGTACAGCTGGGGGTCAGTGAAGAGCAGGTGCGACGCACCATCGAATACGTCAATCAGCGTGAGCGGTTCGGTCGGGCGATCGGTACTTTCCAGGCGGTGCAGATGAGTATGGCGGACTGCCATATTGCCATCGAGAGCCTGCGCACCTCTCTGTATCAGCTGTGCTACCGACTGGACAGCGGCCTGCCCAGCGACGCCGAGGCGTTCGCCACGCGTTACCTGTGCACCGAGGCGGCACATCTGATCGGCCATAAGACCCAGCATGTGCATGGTGGCATCGGCGTCGATCTGACTTATCCGATCCACCGTTTTCTCTATTGGAGCCGCTACCTGAGCCTGGTGCTGGGCGGTTCCTCTGCCACTCTCGAGCGTCTCGGTGACTGGCTGGCCAACAATGACAAGCTTGGATGGAAATATGACCTCGATGAAAACCAGAACATTTGCTGA
- the carA gene encoding glutamine-hydrolyzing carbamoyl-phosphate synthase small subunit has translation MSKPAILALADGSIFHGESIGADGHSVGEVVFNTAMTGYQEILTDPSYARQIVTLTYPHIGNTGTTPEDAESWKVWAAGLVIRDLPLVASNWRSKQTLPDYLEENGTVAIAGIDTRRLTRILREKGAQNGCVMAGEDATEAKALELARGFAGLKGMDLAKEVSVKEAYEWRSGAWDLATDSHAEIDAADLPYHVVVFDFGVKYNILRMLVARGCRLTVVPAQTTAAEVLALNPDGVLLANGPGDPEPCDYAIKAIQELLETDTPILGICLGHQLLALASGARTVKMPSGHHGANHPVQDLRTGAVMITSQNHGFAVDEATLPANVRATYKSLFDGTLQGIERTDKAAFSFQGHPEASPGPGDVAPLFERFIAAMGKNC, from the coding sequence TTGTCCAAGCCCGCCATCCTAGCCCTCGCCGACGGCAGCATTTTTCATGGGGAATCCATCGGCGCCGACGGTCACAGTGTCGGTGAGGTCGTATTCAATACGGCGATGACCGGCTATCAGGAGATTCTCACCGATCCGTCCTATGCCCGCCAGATCGTCACGCTGACCTATCCTCACATCGGTAACACCGGTACTACACCGGAAGATGCAGAGTCCTGGAAGGTCTGGGCTGCGGGCCTGGTGATTCGTGATCTGCCGCTGGTGGCCAGTAACTGGCGCAGCAAGCAGACGCTGCCGGACTACCTGGAGGAAAATGGTACCGTCGCCATCGCTGGTATCGATACCCGTCGCCTGACGCGCATCCTGCGTGAGAAAGGTGCTCAGAACGGTTGCGTCATGGCGGGTGAAGATGCCACCGAAGCCAAGGCTCTTGAGCTGGCGCGTGGCTTTGCCGGCCTGAAAGGTATGGATCTGGCGAAAGAGGTCAGCGTCAAGGAAGCTTACGAATGGCGTTCGGGCGCCTGGGACCTGGCGACCGACAGCCACGCGGAAATCGACGCCGCCGATCTGCCTTATCATGTGGTGGTGTTTGATTTCGGCGTCAAGTACAACATCCTGCGCATGCTGGTTGCACGCGGTTGCCGATTGACCGTGGTGCCTGCCCAGACCACGGCGGCGGAGGTGCTGGCGCTGAATCCCGATGGCGTGCTGCTGGCCAATGGTCCCGGCGATCCGGAGCCTTGTGATTATGCGATCAAGGCCATTCAGGAGCTGCTGGAAACCGATACGCCGATTCTCGGCATCTGCCTGGGACATCAGCTGCTGGCGCTGGCGTCCGGTGCGCGCACCGTGAAGATGCCCAGCGGCCACCATGGTGCCAACCATCCGGTGCAGGACCTGCGCACCGGTGCGGTCATGATCACCAGTCAGAACCATGGTTTTGCCGTAGACGAAGCCACTCTGCCGGCCAACGTCCGGGCCACCTACAAGTCTCTGTTTGATGGCACGCTGCAAGGTATCGAACGCACCGACAAGGCCGCCTTCAGCTTCCAGGGTCACCCCGAAGCCAGCCCGGGACCGGGTGATGTGGCGCCGTTGTTCGAGCGGTTCATCGCCGCCATGGGTAAAAATTGCTGA
- a CDS encoding acyl-CoA dehydrogenase family protein, producing MFIDLTPEQKKLRLEVRDYFNNLMTDELRCELRGAEGSDSANRLVRQMGSDGWLAVGWPKEYGGQGYGPTEQLIFFEEANIAGAPLPFVTISTVGPALMAHGTPEQKESFLPGIAAGEVHFAIGYSEPGAGSDLATLKTTARVEEDGFVVNGNKLWTSGAHSADYIWLAARTNPDEPRHKGISILIVDTKAEGFSNTLIPTCSNPTAATYYDNVFVPGNRLVGELNKGWQLVTAQLNHERLGLGSWSDRVVGIFRKVYLWARSEDEQGRRAMDHAWVRGLFAECYARIEAMRLINFRIAADLDRGQMDVALASTTKVFGSEAVVDILSKLSEVVGANGLVREGSAAAFLLGELEYDVRACVTLTFGGGTNEIQRELIAQFGLGMPRSR from the coding sequence ATGTTTATCGATCTGACCCCCGAACAGAAAAAGCTGCGCCTGGAGGTGCGGGATTATTTCAACAACCTGATGACTGACGAGCTGCGCTGCGAGCTGCGCGGTGCGGAGGGCTCCGACTCCGCCAACCGGCTGGTGCGGCAGATGGGTAGCGATGGCTGGTTGGCCGTCGGCTGGCCGAAGGAATATGGCGGTCAGGGCTATGGCCCCACCGAACAGTTGATCTTCTTCGAGGAGGCCAACATTGCCGGCGCACCGCTGCCATTTGTCACCATCAGCACTGTTGGACCGGCATTGATGGCTCATGGTACGCCCGAGCAGAAGGAGAGCTTTCTGCCGGGCATCGCGGCTGGGGAAGTCCATTTTGCCATCGGCTATTCCGAGCCGGGCGCCGGATCGGACCTGGCGACCCTGAAAACCACGGCACGGGTTGAAGAGGATGGCTTTGTCGTCAATGGCAACAAACTGTGGACCTCAGGTGCTCATTCCGCCGATTACATCTGGCTGGCGGCGCGGACCAACCCGGACGAGCCGCGGCATAAAGGTATTTCGATCCTGATTGTCGACACCAAGGCAGAGGGCTTCTCCAATACGCTGATCCCGACCTGTAGCAATCCTACTGCCGCCACCTATTACGACAATGTATTCGTGCCGGGCAATCGGCTGGTTGGTGAGTTGAACAAGGGTTGGCAGCTGGTGACCGCCCAGCTCAACCATGAGCGCTTGGGGCTGGGTTCCTGGTCGGATCGGGTAGTGGGTATCTTCCGTAAGGTCTACCTGTGGGCGCGGTCGGAAGATGAGCAGGGTCGACGGGCCATGGATCATGCCTGGGTGCGTGGCCTGTTTGCCGAGTGCTACGCCAGGATTGAGGCCATGCGCCTGATCAACTTCCGTATTGCCGCCGATCTGGACCGGGGACAGATGGATGTGGCACTGGCCTCGACGACCAAAGTGTTCGGTTCCGAGGCAGTGGTTGATATTCTGAGCAAGCTCAGCGAGGTGGTAGGGGCAAACGGCCTGGTGCGCGAGGGCAGTGCAGCGGCCTTCCTGCTCGGTGAGCTGGAATATGACGTGCGGGCCTGCGTGACGTTGACTTTCGGTGGCGGTACCAACGAAATCCAGCGCGAACTGATTGCTCAGTTTGGCTTGGGCATGCCGCGCTCCCGCTGA
- a CDS encoding MaoC family dehydratase produces MTSMKTRTFAETSLGEQLPELSIPITVTLINGGAIATRDYFPGHHDAEAARELGSPHIFMNILTTTALVQRFIEGWAGPLVSFGDIRIKLGVPNYPGDTMNFTGEISERDEASRSVVITLKGKNSMGNHAAGTVSLVLPA; encoded by the coding sequence ATGACCTCGATGAAAACCAGAACATTTGCTGAAACCAGCCTCGGCGAGCAACTGCCCGAGCTGTCGATACCCATTACTGTGACCCTGATCAACGGCGGTGCCATTGCCACCCGCGACTACTTCCCGGGCCATCATGACGCCGAGGCGGCCAGAGAGCTTGGTTCGCCGCATATCTTCATGAATATCCTCACCACTACCGCATTGGTACAGCGGTTCATCGAGGGCTGGGCCGGACCGCTGGTGAGTTTCGGAGATATTCGCATCAAGTTGGGTGTTCCCAACTATCCCGGTGACACCATGAACTTCACCGGTGAGATAAGCGAGCGGGATGAGGCCAGTCGGTCGGTAGTGATTACCCTCAAGGGCAAGAATTCCATGGGCAACCACGCGGCCGGTACGGTCAGCCTGGTTCTACCCGCATAA
- a CDS encoding lipid-transfer protein, protein MNDALLSGKAAIAGLGATEFSKNSGRTELRLAMEATLAALADAGIDPKDVDGFSSYSVDKVPEYEIARLLGCDQVKFFSQVPHGGGAACGPVMHAAMAVATGVAKTVVVYRAMNERSWYRFGTGSYGFADTPLFDNVNYGWYMPHGFHTPAAWVGMFARRYMHTYGATTEDLGRIAVAVRDFAATNPAAFFYGKPITLEDHQNSRWICDPLRLLDCCQESDGAVAMVITSVERARGLPHKPVIIKGASQGIADGQQSMTSFYRDDITGLPEMGVVAKEVYRQSGLGPDAIQTAVIYDHFTPFVLPQLEEFGFCDRGGAKDFIRAGHHARGGRLPINTHGGQLGEAYIHGMNGIAEGVRQVRGSSVNQVDNVENVLVTAGTGVPTSGLILGVA, encoded by the coding sequence ATGAATGATGCATTGCTTTCCGGCAAGGCAGCGATTGCCGGCCTGGGTGCCACCGAGTTTTCCAAGAACTCCGGTCGTACTGAATTGCGTCTGGCGATGGAGGCGACCCTGGCGGCGCTGGCCGATGCCGGTATCGATCCCAAGGATGTCGATGGCTTCAGCTCCTACTCCGTGGACAAGGTGCCGGAGTACGAGATCGCCCGCCTGCTCGGTTGCGATCAGGTCAAGTTTTTTTCCCAGGTGCCGCATGGCGGTGGCGCTGCCTGTGGCCCGGTAATGCACGCGGCGATGGCAGTGGCCACCGGCGTGGCCAAGACCGTGGTGGTATACCGCGCGATGAACGAGCGCTCCTGGTACCGCTTCGGCACTGGCAGCTATGGCTTCGCCGATACCCCACTGTTCGACAACGTCAACTACGGCTGGTACATGCCCCATGGCTTCCACACGCCGGCTGCCTGGGTGGGCATGTTCGCCCGGCGCTACATGCACACCTACGGTGCTACCACCGAGGACCTGGGCCGTATCGCGGTGGCCGTGCGCGACTTTGCCGCGACCAACCCCGCGGCCTTCTTCTACGGCAAGCCTATTACCCTGGAAGACCATCAGAATTCGCGCTGGATCTGCGATCCGCTGCGTCTGCTCGACTGTTGTCAGGAGTCTGACGGTGCGGTGGCGATGGTCATCACTTCGGTAGAGCGAGCTCGTGGTCTGCCGCATAAGCCGGTAATCATCAAGGGCGCCTCCCAGGGTATCGCCGACGGTCAGCAGAGCATGACGTCCTTCTATCGTGATGACATCACCGGCCTGCCGGAAATGGGTGTGGTCGCCAAAGAGGTCTACCGGCAATCGGGTCTGGGTCCGGATGCGATCCAGACAGCGGTGATCTATGACCACTTTACGCCCTTCGTGCTGCCGCAGCTGGAGGAGTTCGGCTTCTGTGATCGTGGCGGTGCCAAGGACTTTATCCGCGCCGGACACCACGCCCGTGGTGGACGCCTGCCGATCAACACCCATGGAGGTCAGCTGGGTGAGGCCTATATCCATGGGATGAACGGCATCGCCGAGGGTGTACGCCAGGTGCGCGGCAGCTCGGTGAATCAGGTAGACAATGTGGAAAACGTACTGGTTACCGCCGGCACCGGCGTGCCGACCAGCGGCCTGATTCTGGGCGTAGCCTGA